ttcttttttatccatcatatatgtatatggcTTAATTACTTTAGGGTGAATCAGCAAAGCTAGCTAGTAGAACAGTCTAGTCagctaattattaatttttcgatcgaacttcatctttatcttcatatatGATTCTTGATTGATCAAGAACTTCTCTTAAGAGCCTCGGATGCAGAGCATATATAGAAAGAGGATTCATGCTTCAAACTGCTGAGGTAAGATGAAGTATTGAAGTGACCCACTGTTAATATTGGACGTCATGACATGCCATGCATGCACGAATTATGATCATGATCACCaggttttaattatatatattacgtTTAAATGATATTGATCTGAAACTCGATCGATCACCTTTTCGTTGGCCGTCATGATATTGGTGGGACTGGAAActgcaaatatatatacatcatggtatcagagcatgggCCGCTTGCTCAAGGCTCAACCatataatatgcatgcatgatctgCCAGTCAGACAACATGCATATAGGGGAGGTCAAAATTTAGTGCAATTACCTTTACAGGATGCCATGGGAACCATATAATCCTCTCTAGCTAAGAGAGCAGAATGCTTAAAGACATGCCCACTTGTTAGTGCAAGCTAGAGTTGCATTATTCTATGGTGGAAAGTAACGTGGGGTCTATCATTTCATGATCCACCCTGAAAGTGACTTTTGTTCATCTAAAGAAACACTTTATTATCATGGAGAACTAGTACTTCATACATAATGGGTTTGCAGTACTCTATATATCAAAATTCAATATTCTCTCCCACGAAGGATATATATAGAGGTGATGATTGTTATTTGGTCGATGCGGTTTGGCGATTAGATCGATTGGCGGTATCGAATATGCATTGATCAGTCAATAACAAAGTGAGAAAACACAGCAATTGATGCCAATCCATTTCATCAAATGCCTTCAAATTCCGATCGAATGAACGTGCAGTTAATTGCATTGTATGCCTGCCACCCAAATTGAAgatcaaaaatactaaaatatataaatgaaatgtgaTATGGGTCAATTTTCAAATGGGAATGCCAAATTCATGAGTGGATGAAAATTGACTTATGTGTGcgcaaaataaagaaaaatcatcaaGTTGACTATTataattgttgtgaaaaacacTCACCAACTATGACAAACAGATTAAAGTAACGATCAACATCATATAATGACACACAATTTACGTGGTTTGGTAACGTGCTTACATTTATAGAACTATACAagttttattgatttagggGAGGTTACATTCACACAATTTCAACTCACACCCTTTAAGgctttttctctctcacaaTATGTACTCACACTTTGCATCTCTTTGTTCTCACTAAAAACTATTGAAAAACGTATacaaaaaagtcaaaatattacatatttatagaAAACAACACTGGAAATcataattgttaaaaaaaataagtcattcgCTCGAGCAGCATGTCGAGCGTACCTCAAGCGAACAACCAATGAATATTGGCTTGAGTAGTGTGTCTGCGCTTAAGTGAACACTAGAATTTGTGTCTTGCTCGAGCCCATTGTCTATGAAGACTCGATCGAACTTACGAGTTGAGTTTCGCTCAAGCGCATTGTCGAGTGCACCTCGAGCGAACTCACGGGTTGAGTTTCGCTTGAGCGAACTCACGAGTTACACCTTTTTTAATCACGAATTAGGTTCTACATGCAACCCAACAATGATTTGTGTATGAATGgtattattaatttgatttgattttcatttaagagaaatgttttagtcacaaaaatattatacaaaagtaaatccaCAAATTAACGTGACTAGACGTGGTACATgagattataaaactatttttattataaaatagatataacgtatcatataaagacatcaatttaatgatttatttttctaagatatttttatgattGTAGCACATATCTTCATTTAACTATGAGATAACTGTATTAATCTTCCATGAATCAAAGGGTTGATGGCTTGATGACAGCATTATTACATCATTCACGGATACAAAAGGATGACTAATGCTTGCAAACAACCACAATATTAATTATGCTTATTGaatcgtgtatatatataaatatatagccAAACTGGTGGCTACAACATTGCCGACACAAGGAGATAGATCAAaaacaattttgaaaaaaatagtgaCCAATATTTGGAAACCACAACATTAATTCTGCCTAATATTGAATGGCCAAACTAGTCCGATCCGTCCACATAATAAGATCATACAATGATCATGATAGAGCAATCACCTTCCAATAATTATTCATGTGCGAAATTTACAGTGAACAGTAGAAGTGGGTCTACCTCAAAAACAGTTTCTTCCCCTGGTGATCACTCTCTTTcaatatataacaaaaagaaCCCCACAATGCTTTGGAGTTCCCTCTACCTCTTTTTCAGGACATCACAATCCGAATTCCGGTAATGGTAGCGTAATTACGATCTTATCGGATGCCGAATTCCTACCAGACAAAACTGTTCATATCATCGCCACCATTTCCAAACCCTAACAGAATATCGCATTATTTTTTCTTGCACATGCCTCTATATACAGCCATAAACAAAACAGAGGAAAACTAAGCaaaaaggaggagaagaagaacgATAAAAATAAGTGAAAGAAACAAATGGAGATTATGAACCCTAATGGAGGAACCTTACAAATTAAATGAATCACGAGAAGATAATCAAACTCCGGTCGCCGTCAAACATGATCACTTGGTGACTCACAAATGCTCTCTAAGTGAGGCCTCCATACCCCAACACGGTCTCGCCTGCTGCGATCCCTTTGCGTGGAAAGCTTCTGATCCGAGAGTATTTCACTCAAGTACTGATCCGATATCAATGGTTTTGTCATTGACGTAGCGTTGTTGGGGTTGTTATTGGGCTctgatcttcttttctttctcgtGGATGATGATCTCGATCGATTTTTTTCCGGGTTTGAAGGTACCGGCATGAGGAAGTATATCTTTCCGCGTCGAAGCTCTGCGTCCGGGGGGACTATCACAATCTTTGGTACACAACCCTCGTCTGATGAAGAAGAGGGTTTCTTTAGGACGTGCTTAGGGTAGGCCTTCATAATCTCGCTGGCTCGGATTGTCCCGCTGATCTCTTCCACGTGGCCATTGCAGTGTACTATGCGAATTACGTCGAGAGCTCCACATGGTAGAATGCAAGAGATGCAGCATCTAATGGTGTTTTTCATGGTTaatcctctctctcccccctcccTCTATAACAGTTGGTGTCTGATcatagagagagaaagttgGAGAAGTGGGAGtaagataaagagagagaaaggaaataaagagcgagagagagaaatagtTAAGAGAAAGCGAAGGATCTTTTCTTTGATGCTTGGCACAATGAGAGTGGGAATCAGTCACCTGAAAATTTTATAGCAAGTGATGTTTATATTATGCTTTCTATCCCTTCCCTTTTTCTGCTTTTGGGGGAGAGAATTTCTTTTCGCACTTGCTTAGAAAGAAAACCATGACATGAATAATTGCATCTCACTCTGTGCTTTTGCCTTTTGGATTCATCATATAGTCCTCCCTTCCTGTTCACTAAGTTCAATTATAAAGGTTAAATatcagaaaagggaaaaaaaaaaaaagggtttgggAGGGGGGGACTCACGGGGTGACACATGTCGGTGCATGATTGGGACTGCCAAGTAAGCTAAAACAAGAACCTTTTGCCAGGGGAGACCCAGCCTGCTTGTTTCTATCAAAATGCTAACATCTGGCCAAACGTGATGGGAAGAGATGCTCATTAATGGTTGGTGAGGAGGCTAGCCACTGTTGTGTAGGGTCAACGAGagaaagatgggtttgtttggaTTGAATTGAGAGAAAAAGAGGCCGGGGTGGAAAATGGGGCATGTATTGAGAAAATCTTCTTCTGATCAGAGAGGATTGTGATCTATCAATGTCACCAAGCAAGATCATGTGCGTTGTAGCTTTCTTTGGGAAGTGAGGTCTGAAAGACTTGTTTTACTTCTATCTCTCCTGGTACTTGATCTAGGTTTTGTGAGGTGCTTTGACTCCAGTGAAAGCTGCTTCTCATCTAGCTAATGTATAAGAGAGATCGATCCTAGATTAAGCTGTTGTACGTACGTGTCTCTATTATTAGATtcgtgtaaaaaaaaaaaaattccttttttttaattaatgtttttattaattGTGTTAATATCCCATGCTGTTTTCAGAAATAAACGAAACAAGAGAATATATACTTAGCATCCCGATTTCTAACTAGAAGAAGTTGAATCCTTAATTAA
This genomic interval from Carya illinoinensis cultivar Pawnee chromosome 10, C.illinoinensisPawnee_v1, whole genome shotgun sequence contains the following:
- the LOC122278052 gene encoding uncharacterized protein LOC122278052, translated to MKNTIRCCISCILPCGALDVIRIVHCNGHVEEISGTIRASEIMKAYPKHVLKKPSSSSDEGCVPKIVIVPPDAELRRGKIYFLMPVPSNPEKNRSRSSSTRKKRRSEPNNNPNNATSMTKPLISDQYLSEILSDQKLSTQRDRSRRDRVGVWRPHLESICESPSDHV